A genome region from Meleagris gallopavo isolate NT-WF06-2002-E0010 breed Aviagen turkey brand Nicholas breeding stock chromosome 9, Turkey_5.1, whole genome shotgun sequence includes the following:
- the ASB12 gene encoding ankyrin repeat and SOCS box protein 12 isoform X3, with amino-acid sequence MKVVLRRQAKKMSLMDINKIFSMLQPREDEDNGESEELNQAVSEDDYQTLDKLLHQDRYKRVINNRSGWGVPSTPLRLAASKGHLRSLEVLLSHGAEVDSLDVKAQTPLFTAVSNGHLECVKALLEAGAGPSGSIYNNCSPLLTAARDGNAEILQQLLEHGAETNVQARVPEWAANSTACSGPLYLAAVYGHLECFRLLLLYGADPNYNCTDERMIARIKEPKTLLEICLRHSCRREFIKLLLDFGANVYLPNIKKIAPGSEGLELLLQARAHPKSLMSQSRLVVRHILKQAGHAHALRELDIPPVLVSYLQHQP; translated from the exons ATGAAAGTCGTGCTCAGAAGACAGGCAAAAAAAATGAGCTTAATGGACATCAATAAGATTTTCTCCATGCTCCAGCCCAGAGAAGATGAAGATAATGGAGAAAGTGAGGAGCTGAACCAAGCGGTGTCTGAGGACGATTACCAAACCCTTGACAAGCTCTTGCACCAAGACAGATACAAGAGAGTCATCAACAACAGGAGTGGCTGGGGTGTTCCCAGCACCCCGCTGCGCCTGGCCGCCTCCAAGGGCCACCTCAGGAGCCTGGAGGTCCTCCTGTCTCACGGGGCAGAGGTGGACAGTCTGGACGTGAAGGCACAAACCCCACTTTTCACAGCAGTCAGCAATGGCCACTTGGAGTGTGTGAAGGCGCTGCTGGAGGCAGGAGCTGGTCCCTCTGGCAGCATCTACAACAACTGCTCACCGCTGCTGACCGCAGCTAGGGATGGGAACGCTGAgattctgcagcagctcctggagcatGGTGCTGAGACCAATGTCCAAGCGAGGGTGCCTGAGTGGGCTGCCAACTCCACTGCTTGTTCTGGTCCGCTTTACCTCGCGGCTGTCTATGGGCACCTGGAATGCTTTAGGTTGCTGCTACTCTATGGTGCTGATCCCAACTACAACTGCACTGATGAGAGGATGATCGCACGCATCAAGGAGCCCAAGACTCTGTTGGAGATCTGCCTGAGGCACAGCTGCCGGCGTGAGTTCATCAAGCTGCTTCTTGACTTTGGAGCCAATGTGTATTTGCCAAACATCAAGAAGATAGCACCTGGTAGTGAGGGCCTGGAACTGCTGTTGCAGGCAAGAG ctcaTCCCAAATCCCTGATGTCTCAGTCTAGGCTGGTGGTGAGACACATCCTGAAGCAGGCTGGCCATGCACATGCCCTCAGAGAGCTGGACATTCCACCAGTGCTGGTGAGCTACCTCCAACATCAGCCTTAG
- the ASB12 gene encoding ankyrin repeat and SOCS box protein 12 isoform X2, translating into MSIPDRARALFLFPLPFFYLNQGRILHGTTSALPVLGVSITCLAEPREDEDNGESEELNQAVSEDDYQTLDKLLHQDRYKRVINNRSGWGVPSTPLRLAASKGHLRSLEVLLSHGAEVDSLDVKAQTPLFTAVSNGHLECVKALLEAGAGPSGSIYNNCSPLLTAARDGNAEILQQLLEHGAETNVQARVPEWAANSTACSGPLYLAAVYGHLECFRLLLLYGADPNYNCTDERMIARIKEPKTLLEICLRHSCRREFIKLLLDFGANVYLPNIKKIAPGSEGLELLLQARAHPKSLMSQSRLVVRHILKQAGHAHALRELDIPPVLVSYLQHQP; encoded by the exons ATGTCCATCCCTGACAGAGCAAGggctctctttctcttccccctcccctttttttatttaaaccaAGGAAGAATTCTCCATGGGACCACGTCCGCTTTGCCTGTCTTGGGTGTGAGCATCACTTGCCTCGCAGAG CCCAGAGAAGATGAAGATAATGGAGAAAGTGAGGAGCTGAACCAAGCGGTGTCTGAGGACGATTACCAAACCCTTGACAAGCTCTTGCACCAAGACAGATACAAGAGAGTCATCAACAACAGGAGTGGCTGGGGTGTTCCCAGCACCCCGCTGCGCCTGGCCGCCTCCAAGGGCCACCTCAGGAGCCTGGAGGTCCTCCTGTCTCACGGGGCAGAGGTGGACAGTCTGGACGTGAAGGCACAAACCCCACTTTTCACAGCAGTCAGCAATGGCCACTTGGAGTGTGTGAAGGCGCTGCTGGAGGCAGGAGCTGGTCCCTCTGGCAGCATCTACAACAACTGCTCACCGCTGCTGACCGCAGCTAGGGATGGGAACGCTGAgattctgcagcagctcctggagcatGGTGCTGAGACCAATGTCCAAGCGAGGGTGCCTGAGTGGGCTGCCAACTCCACTGCTTGTTCTGGTCCGCTTTACCTCGCGGCTGTCTATGGGCACCTGGAATGCTTTAGGTTGCTGCTACTCTATGGTGCTGATCCCAACTACAACTGCACTGATGAGAGGATGATCGCACGCATCAAGGAGCCCAAGACTCTGTTGGAGATCTGCCTGAGGCACAGCTGCCGGCGTGAGTTCATCAAGCTGCTTCTTGACTTTGGAGCCAATGTGTATTTGCCAAACATCAAGAAGATAGCACCTGGTAGTGAGGGCCTGGAACTGCTGTTGCAGGCAAGAG ctcaTCCCAAATCCCTGATGTCTCAGTCTAGGCTGGTGGTGAGACACATCCTGAAGCAGGCTGGCCATGCACATGCCCTCAGAGAGCTGGACATTCCACCAGTGCTGGTGAGCTACCTCCAACATCAGCCTTAG
- the ASB12 gene encoding ankyrin repeat and SOCS box protein 12 isoform X1, giving the protein MHGQLGVIGGNLFAGTSKAHQVLLLTMKVVLRRQAKKMSLMDINKIFSMLQPREDEDNGESEELNQAVSEDDYQTLDKLLHQDRYKRVINNRSGWGVPSTPLRLAASKGHLRSLEVLLSHGAEVDSLDVKAQTPLFTAVSNGHLECVKALLEAGAGPSGSIYNNCSPLLTAARDGNAEILQQLLEHGAETNVQARVPEWAANSTACSGPLYLAAVYGHLECFRLLLLYGADPNYNCTDERMIARIKEPKTLLEICLRHSCRREFIKLLLDFGANVYLPNIKKIAPGSEGLELLLQARAHPKSLMSQSRLVVRHILKQAGHAHALRELDIPPVLVSYLQHQP; this is encoded by the exons ATGCATGGGCAGCTTGGGGTGATTGGAGGTAATTTGTTCGCCGGAACTTCAAAAGC ACATCAGGTTTTACTGCTTACAATGAAAGTCGTGCTCAGAAGACAGGCAAAAAAAATGAGCTTAATGGACATCAATAAGATTTTCTCCATGCTCCAGCCCAGAGAAGATGAAGATAATGGAGAAAGTGAGGAGCTGAACCAAGCGGTGTCTGAGGACGATTACCAAACCCTTGACAAGCTCTTGCACCAAGACAGATACAAGAGAGTCATCAACAACAGGAGTGGCTGGGGTGTTCCCAGCACCCCGCTGCGCCTGGCCGCCTCCAAGGGCCACCTCAGGAGCCTGGAGGTCCTCCTGTCTCACGGGGCAGAGGTGGACAGTCTGGACGTGAAGGCACAAACCCCACTTTTCACAGCAGTCAGCAATGGCCACTTGGAGTGTGTGAAGGCGCTGCTGGAGGCAGGAGCTGGTCCCTCTGGCAGCATCTACAACAACTGCTCACCGCTGCTGACCGCAGCTAGGGATGGGAACGCTGAgattctgcagcagctcctggagcatGGTGCTGAGACCAATGTCCAAGCGAGGGTGCCTGAGTGGGCTGCCAACTCCACTGCTTGTTCTGGTCCGCTTTACCTCGCGGCTGTCTATGGGCACCTGGAATGCTTTAGGTTGCTGCTACTCTATGGTGCTGATCCCAACTACAACTGCACTGATGAGAGGATGATCGCACGCATCAAGGAGCCCAAGACTCTGTTGGAGATCTGCCTGAGGCACAGCTGCCGGCGTGAGTTCATCAAGCTGCTTCTTGACTTTGGAGCCAATGTGTATTTGCCAAACATCAAGAAGATAGCACCTGGTAGTGAGGGCCTGGAACTGCTGTTGCAGGCAAGAG ctcaTCCCAAATCCCTGATGTCTCAGTCTAGGCTGGTGGTGAGACACATCCTGAAGCAGGCTGGCCATGCACATGCCCTCAGAGAGCTGGACATTCCACCAGTGCTGGTGAGCTACCTCCAACATCAGCCTTAG